A portion of the Magnolia sinica isolate HGM2019 chromosome 17, MsV1, whole genome shotgun sequence genome contains these proteins:
- the LOC131231706 gene encoding UPF0481 protein At3g47200-like has product MIPCATDLQLAGVKFKMNEKSDNILNVKFSHGVLEIPPFLIHYHTDILFRNLVAFEQCCLEAKFHVFTTYLVFMDYLVNTSKDVALLHRNGIIDHFLGSDDNVALLFNRICIGIFHNFNASYLSDVKDNVQKHCENKWNMWRASLKRDYFTNPWSFISLMAASILLLLTITQTFFNVFRYFRPRS; this is encoded by the coding sequence ATGATCCCTTGTGCGACTGACCTCCAACTTGCGGGGGTCAAGTTCAAGATGAATGAGAAATCGGATAACATCTTGAACGTGAAATTTAGCCACGGGGTGTTGGAAATCCCGCCCTTCCTGATACATTACCACACCGATATTCTCTTTCGGAACCTCGTAGCATTCGAACAATGCTGCCTAGAAGCAAAATTCCACGTTTTCACGACTTACCTTGTGTTCATGGATTACCTTGTCAACACGTCCAAGGATGTGGCGCTGCTCCATCGGAATGGGATCATAGATCATTTTCTGGGAAGCGATGATAATGTGGCCCTTCTATTCAACCGGATCTGCAttgggatattccataatttCAATGCAAGCTATCTTTCAGATGTAAAAGACAATGTCCAAAAACATTGCGAGAACAAATGGAACATGTGGCGGGCGAGCTTGAAGCGCGATTATTTCACCAATCCATGGTCTTTCATTTCCTTGATGGCGGCTTCCATCCTCCTCCTGCTCACCATCACCCAAACGTTCTTCAACGTCTTTCGTTATTTCCGACCGCGGTCCTAG